A stretch of Procambarus clarkii isolate CNS0578487 chromosome 20, FALCON_Pclarkii_2.0, whole genome shotgun sequence DNA encodes these proteins:
- the LOC123755277 gene encoding collagen alpha-1(III) chain-like has protein sequence MTSPTVAHTFASPANTGECDTNSGGGGGRRSSGHYEVSMVAESEVTTASVSSDDSISRHNSKRGVKGDASSSTDPSMRGVKGGASTDHSMKGVKGGARSDHSMRGVKGGARSDHSMRGVKGGASSDPSMRGVKGGASSDPSMRGVKGGASSDPSMRGVKGGASTDHSMKGVKGGTRSDHSMRGVKGGARSDHSMRGVKGGASSDPSMRGVKGGASSDPSMRGVKGGASSDPSMRGVKGGASSDPSMRGVKGGASSDPSMRGVKGGASSDPSMRGVKGGASSDPSMRGVKGGARSDPSMRGVKGGASSDPSMRGVKGGASSDPSMRGVKGGARSDPSMRGVKGGARSDPSMRGVKGGASSDPSMRCQRWCQKRPQHERCQRWCQKRPQHERCQRWCQ, from the coding sequence ATGACCTCACCCACTGTTGCTCACACCTTCGCCTCTCCTGCCAACACTGGTGAATGTGACACCaatagtggtggcggtggtggcagaAGAAGCAGCGGTCATTATGAGGTGTCAATGGTGGCAGAATCAGAAGTGACAACAGCCAGTGTCAGTAGTGATGATAGTATTAGCAGGCATAATAGCAAGAGAGGTGTCAAAGGTGACGCCAGTTCCAGTACCGACCCCAGCATGAGAGGTGTCAAAGGTGGTGCCAGTACCGACCACAGCATGAAAGGTGTCAAAGGTGGTGCCAGAAGCGACCACAGCATGAGAGGTGTCAAAGGTGGTGCCAGAAGCGATCACAGCATGAGAGGTGTCAAAGGTGGTGCCAGTAGCGACCCCAGCATGAGAGGTGTCAAAGGTGGTGCCAGTAGCGACCCCAGCATGAGAGGTGTCAAAGGTGGTGCCAGTAGCGACCCCAGCATGAGAGGTGTCAAAGGTGGTGCCAGTACCGACCACAGCATGAAAGGTGTCAAAGGTGGTACCAGAAGCGACCACAGCATGAGAGGTGTCAAAGGTGGTGCCAGAAGCGATCACAGCATGAGAGGTGTCAAAGGTGGTGCCAGTAGCGACCCCAGCATGAGAGGTGTCAAAGGTGGTGCCAGTAGCGACCCCAGCATGAGAGGTGTCAAAGGTGGTGCCAGTAGCGACCCCAGCATGAGAGGTGTCAAAGGTGGTGCCAGTAGCGACCCCAGCATGAGAGGTGTCAAAGGTGGTGCCAGTAGCGACCCCAGCATGAGAGGTGTCAAAGGTGGTGCCAGTAGCGACCCCAGCATGAGAGGTGTCAAAGGTGGTGCCAGTAGCGACCCCAGCATGAGAGGTGTCAAAGGTGGTGCCAGAAGCGACCCCAGCATGAGAGGTGTCAAAGGTGGTGCCAGTAGCGACCCCAGCATGAGAGGTGTCAAAGGTGGTGCCAGTAGCGACCCCAGCATGAGAGGTGTCAAAGGTGGTGCCAGAAGCGACCCCAGCATGAGAGGTGTCAAAGGTGGTGCCAGAAGCGACCCCAGCATGAGAGGTGTCAAAGGTGGTGCCAGTAGCGACCCCAGCATGAGGTGTCAAAGGTGGTGCCAGAAGCGACCCCAGCATGAGAGGTGTCAAAGGTGGTGCCAGAAGCGACCCCAGCATGAGAGGTGTCAAAGGTGGTGTCAGTAG